The Christiangramia flava JLT2011 genome has a segment encoding these proteins:
- a CDS encoding type IV secretory system conjugative DNA transfer family protein has product MNANLLLILFLNAAMGGLFYYSLKNTSWGFIINFLFIFLLIFISFPSGIHFDLFGVLAIRYFIPLIAMNVLLNEWLLKMEKDKSTRQYTFRMPLSSGSVKIKDVRRGISIIGAAGSGKTESVVAQFLKYFSQRTFCGIIHDYKNFELSRIAYPLFKESNMPFYLISFDRIYHKVNPIAPRYMQDEESVNEISRVLLENLLEKKESSSSGSSKFFNDAAEGIIGGLIWKLKTDHPGYCTLPHLIALFQQLTTYELAEFLSSNLNSRAMANAFINGVDSEKQTASVKSTLSNAFKKISTQRIFMALSDDKIPLDINNANNPGVISVVNNPKFESAYSPIVATIIHSITKQMSVHDRLGSFILMEEASTIRLLNMHRIPATLRSYNIATVYVIQDKIQNDILYGREAGKAILSNLSYQFFGKVNDPDTAKYYESFFEIVKRKSISVSKSDNLNFDTRTTKSEREVAKIRADVFFRLKPGEFVSFADGKDRKVKFSSPNWSKELPVPKHEFSSKDMELNFQKIYREAKAIYKSESIKK; this is encoded by the coding sequence ATGAATGCTAATTTATTGTTGATCCTGTTTTTAAATGCTGCCATGGGTGGCCTATTTTACTATAGCTTGAAAAACACCTCCTGGGGTTTTATCATCAACTTTCTATTTATCTTTTTGCTGATTTTTATCAGCTTTCCTTCAGGTATTCATTTTGATCTATTCGGAGTGCTGGCTATTCGATACTTTATTCCCCTTATAGCCATGAATGTCTTACTAAATGAATGGCTACTCAAAATGGAGAAGGATAAATCAACCAGGCAATATACCTTCCGCATGCCGCTATCATCCGGCTCCGTCAAAATCAAAGATGTCCGCCGCGGGATCTCCATCATTGGAGCGGCAGGTAGTGGAAAAACAGAAAGTGTTGTGGCTCAGTTTCTAAAATACTTTAGCCAGCGAACTTTTTGTGGAATTATCCATGACTATAAGAACTTTGAACTCTCCAGGATTGCCTATCCTCTATTCAAGGAAAGTAACATGCCTTTCTACCTTATTTCCTTTGACAGGATCTACCATAAAGTGAATCCTATAGCCCCTCGCTATATGCAGGATGAAGAGAGCGTCAATGAGATTTCTCGGGTATTACTGGAAAATCTACTAGAGAAGAAAGAAAGTAGTTCTTCGGGGAGTTCCAAGTTTTTTAACGATGCCGCGGAAGGAATTATCGGAGGCCTGATATGGAAGCTTAAAACCGATCATCCCGGCTATTGTACCCTGCCTCATCTCATTGCATTATTTCAACAATTAACAACTTATGAATTAGCAGAGTTTCTAAGTTCAAACCTTAATTCCCGGGCGATGGCCAATGCCTTTATAAATGGCGTGGATTCTGAAAAACAGACCGCCTCGGTAAAAAGTACACTCTCTAATGCGTTCAAAAAAATAAGTACGCAGCGAATCTTTATGGCGTTGTCCGATGATAAGATTCCTTTAGACATCAATAATGCGAATAATCCGGGAGTAATCTCTGTGGTAAACAATCCTAAATTTGAATCGGCCTACTCTCCTATTGTAGCAACCATTATTCACAGTATTACCAAACAGATGAGTGTACATGACCGGCTTGGATCTTTTATCCTCATGGAGGAAGCCTCCACGATCCGTTTACTCAACATGCATCGTATACCTGCTACTCTTAGAAGCTATAATATAGCTACTGTGTACGTTATTCAGGATAAAATACAGAATGATATTCTCTATGGCAGAGAGGCAGGAAAAGCGATCCTAAGCAATTTATCCTATCAGTTTTTTGGAAAGGTGAATGACCCCGATACCGCGAAATACTACGAGAGTTTCTTTGAGATCGTCAAGCGAAAAAGTATCAGTGTTAGCAAAAGTGATAACCTAAATTTCGATACCCGCACCACCAAAAGTGAACGGGAAGTCGCTAAAATCAGGGCCGATGTTTTCTTCCGATTGAAACCTGGGGAGTTCGTAAGTTTCGCCGATGGAAAAGACCGGAAGGTGAAATTTTCATCCCCGAACTGGTCAAAAGAATTACCCGTTCCAAAGCATGAATTTTCATCAAAAGATATGGAGCTGAATTTTCAGAAAATTTATAGGGAGGCAAAGGCGATTTATAAATCTGAAAGCATTAAGAAATGA